A window of Hippoglossus stenolepis isolate QCI-W04-F060 chromosome 16, HSTE1.2, whole genome shotgun sequence contains these coding sequences:
- the rhbdf1a gene encoding inactive rhomboid protein 1 isoform X3 — protein sequence MAEPRRESTSSLQRKKPPWLRLDIPTAQMSLDEHPTFVQPVKRQGFLRSISMPVETSHLQSPPRDFFDTRRPVLQRQSSITQTIKRGTADWFGVSKDGDATQKWQRKSLRHCSLRYGKLKPQVMREMDLPSQDNISLTSTETPPPLYVSSSQHGMQKIVDPLARGRAFRMVEEVGGYSVPQTPITPGAASLCSFTSSRSGLNRLPRRRKRESVAKMSFRAAAALVKGRSLRESTLRRAQRRSFTPASFMEEEMLDFQDELDTSFFARDVLMQEELSTYADEVFESPSEAGVKEEEPNSLMDETELTGSALDKTELERSHLMLPLERGWRKAKEGMPGPAKVPLRQEVVSVNGQRRGQRIVIPVKKLFAREKRPYGLGMVGKLTNRTYRKRIDSYVKRQIEDMDDHRPFFTYWITFVHLLITILAVCIYGIAPVGFSQHETVDSVLRNKGVYENVKFVQQENFWIGPGSEFLIHLGAKYSPCMRQDKQVHELIREKRAIERNSACCVRNDRSGCVQTSEKECSSTLAVWVKWPKHSSTPMLNGENREHGSVCHQDPRICLEPASVSPHEWPDDITKWPICTRYNTGNHTNLPHIDCTITGRPCCIGTKGRCEITSREYCTFMNGYFHEEATLCSQVHCMDDVCGLLPFLNPEIPDQFYRLWLSLFLHAGILHCLVSVAFQMTILRDLEKLAGWLRISIIYIISGITGNLASAIFLPYRAEVGPAGSQFGILACLFVELFQSWQILAQPWRAFTKLLCVVLFLFAFGLLPWIDNFAHISGFISGFFLSFAFLPYISFGRTDLYRKRCQIIVFLLVFVGLFSGLVVLFYVYPIKCEWCELLTCIPFTDKFCAKYDLNAHLH from the exons ATGGCTGAACCACGGCGGGAGAGCACCAGCAGCCTGCAGAGGAAGAAACCTCCGTGGCTCAGACTGGACATTCCCACGGCTCAGATGTCACTGGACGAGCATCCCACTTTTGTTCAG CCCGTGAAGAGGCAGGGGTTCCTGCGCAGTATCAGCATGCCAGTGGAGACCTCTCACCTCCAGTCCCCGCCCCGCGACTTCTTCGACACCCGGCGGCCTGTCTTGCAACGCCAGTCATCCATCACTCAGACCATAAAGAG GGGAACAGCGGACTGGTTCGGAGTCAGCAAAGATGGCGATGCCACTCAGAAATGGCAGAGGAAAAGTCTGCGCCACTGCAGCCTCCGCTACGGGAAGCTGAAGCCGCAGGTGATGCGAGAGATGGATCTGCCCAGCCAGGACAACATTTCCTTAACCAGCACGGAGACCCCGCCTCCGCTCTATGTCTCCTCCTCACAGCATGGCATGCAAAAG ATTGTGGACCCATTGGCTCGAGGGCGAGCCTTCCGtatggtggaggaggtgggcgGCTACAGCGTACCTCAGACCCCCATCACCCCCGGAGCTGCCTCCCTCTGTTCCTTCACCAGCTCCCGCTCAGGTCTCAACCGACTGCCTCGCCGGCGTAAGAGGGAGTCAGTGGCGAAGATGAGCTTCAGGGCTGCAGCTGCATTGGTCAAG ggGCGCTCGTTACGGGAGAGCACTCTGAGACGGGCCCAGAGACGAAGCTTTACCCCCGCCAGCTTCATGGAGGAAGAGATGCTGGACTTTCAAGATGAACTGGACACATCCTTCTTCGCCAGa GATGTTCTGATGCAGGAGGAGTTGTCCACGTACGCAGACGAGGTGTTCGAGTCACCGTCTGAGGCGGGCGTGAAAGAGGAGGAGCCCAACAGCCTGATGGACGAGACGGAGCTGACAGGCAGCGCCCTCGATAAGACGGAGCTGGAGAGAAGTCACCTCATGCT ACCTCTGGAGCGAGGGTGGCGTAAAGCCAAAGAAGGAATGCCGGGACCAGCTAAGGTGCCCTTGCGGCAGGAGGTGGTGAGTGTTAACGGACAGCGGCGTGGCCAGCGAATCGTCATACCCGTCAAGAAACTCTTCGCCCGGGAGAAGAGGCCGTATGGGCTGGGCATGGTGGGGAAGCTCACGAACCGCACCTACCGCAAGCGAATTGACAGCTACGTCAAGAGGCAGATAGAGGACATGGATGACCATAG gCCTTTTTTTACATACTGGATCACCTTTGTCCATTTGCTCATCACTATCTTGGCTGTATGCATCTACGGTATTGCACCAGTGGGCTTCTCCCAGCATGAGACGGTTGATTCT GTTTTAAGAAACAAAGGCGTGTATGAAAATGTCAAGTTTGTGCAGCAGGAGAACTTCTGGATCGGGCCGGGTTCG GAATTTCTGATCCACTTGGGGGCCAAATATTCTCCCTGCATGCGGCAGGACAAGCAGGTGCACGAGCTTATCAGGGAAAAGAGAGCTATTGAACGCAACTCTGCCTGCTGTGTGCGGAACGATCGCTCTGGCTGTGTCCAAACCTCAGAGAAGGAATGCTCG AGCACTCTAGCTGTGTGGGTGAAGTGGCCGAAGCATTCCAGCACCCCCATGTTAAACGGTGAAAACAGAGAGCATGGCTCGGTGTGCCATCAGGACCCCAG GATATGTCTAGAGCCCGCCTCGGTATCACCTCATGAATGGCCTGATGATATCACCAAGTGGCCA ATTTGCACCAGGTACAACACAGGGAACCACACCAACCTGCCTCATATAGACTGTACCATCACGGGCCGACCATGCTGCATTGGAACCAAAGGGAG GTGTGAAATCACATCCCGGGAATATTGCACCTTCATGAATGGCTACTTTCATGAGGAGGCTACTCTCTGCTCTCAA GTGCACTGCATGGATGATGTTTGTGGCCTGTTGCCTTTCCTCAACCCTGAGATCCCAGATCAGTTTTACAGGCTGTGGCTCTCACTCTTCCTGCATGCTGG GATCCTTCACTGCCTGGTGTCGGTGGCGTTCCAGATGACCATCCTGAGGGACCTGGAGAAGCTGGCGGGCTGGCTGCGCATCTCAATCATTTACATCATCAGTGGCATCACCGGCAACTTAGCTTCAGCCATCTTCCTGCCCTACAGAGCGGAG GTGGGTCCAGCTGGCTCTCAGTTCGGGATCTTGGCCTGCCTGTTTGTGGAGTTGTTTCAGAGCTGGCAGATCCTGGCCCAGCCCTGGAGGGCCTTCACCAAGCTCCTGTGCGTGGTGCTCTTCCTCTTTGCCTTCGGACTGTTGCCCTGGATCGACAACTTCGCCCACATCTCCGGCTTCATCTCCGGCTTCTTCCTGTCCTTCGCCTTCCTCCCCTACATCAGCTTCGGCCGCACGGACCTGTACCGCAAACGCTGCCAGATCATCGTCTTCCTGCTGGTGTTTGTCGGGCTCTTCTCCGGCCTCGTGGTGCTCTTCTACGTCTACCCCATAAAGTGTGAATGGTGCGAGTTGCTCACCTGCATCCCCTTCACGGACAAATTCTGCGCAAAGTACGACCTCAACGCTCACCTTCACTGA
- the rhbdf1a gene encoding inactive rhomboid protein 1 isoform X2: MAEPRRESTSSLQRKKPPWLRLDIPTAQMSLDEHPTFVQPVKRQGFLRSISMPVETSHLQSPPRDFFDTRRPVLQRQSSITQTIKSRRVHFERINTVPIKGQRAARRSTRKHHSLSRTLLRGTADWFGVSKDGDATQKWQRKSLRHCSLRYGKLKPQVMREMDLPSQDNISLTSTETPPPLYVSSSQHGMQKIVDPLARGRAFRMVEEVGGYSVPQTPITPGAASLCSFTSSRSGLNRLPRRRKRESVAKMSFRAAAALVKGRSLRESTLRRAQRRSFTPASFMEEEMLDFQDELDTSFFARDVLMQEELSTYADEVFESPSEAGVKEEEPNSLMDETELTGSALDKTELERSHLMLPLERGWRKAKEGMPGPAKVPLRQEVVSVNGQRRGQRIVIPVKKLFAREKRPYGLGMVGKLTNRTYRKRIDSYVKRQIEDMDDHRPFFTYWITFVHLLITILAVCIYGIAPVGFSQHETVDSVLRNKGVYENVKFVQQENFWIGPGSEFLIHLGAKYSPCMRQDKQVHELIREKRAIERNSACCVRNDRSGCVQTSEKECSSTLAVWVKWPKHSSTPMLNGENREHGSVCHQDPRICLEPASVSPHEWPDDITKWPICTRYNTGNHTNLPHIDCTITGRPCCIGTKGRCEITSREYCTFMNGYFHEEATLCSQVHCMDDVCGLLPFLNPEIPDQFYRLWLSLFLHAGILHCLVSVAFQMTILRDLEKLAGWLRISIIYIISGITGNLASAIFLPYRAEVGPAGSQFGILACLFVELFQSWQILAQPWRAFTKLLCVVLFLFAFGLLPWIDNFAHISGFISGFFLSFAFLPYISFGRTDLYRKRCQIIVFLLVFVGLFSGLVVLFYVYPIKCEWCELLTCIPFTDKFCAKYDLNAHLH; encoded by the exons ATGGCTGAACCACGGCGGGAGAGCACCAGCAGCCTGCAGAGGAAGAAACCTCCGTGGCTCAGACTGGACATTCCCACGGCTCAGATGTCACTGGACGAGCATCCCACTTTTGTTCAG CCCGTGAAGAGGCAGGGGTTCCTGCGCAGTATCAGCATGCCAGTGGAGACCTCTCACCTCCAGTCCCCGCCCCGCGACTTCTTCGACACCCGGCGGCCTGTCTTGCAACGCCAGTCATCCATCACTCAGACCATAAAGAG cagaagggTGCACTTTGAGCGGATTAACACGGTGCCTATTAAGGGCCAGCGAGCTGCTCGCCGCAGCACCAGGAAACACCACTCGCTCTCCAGAACCCTGCTCAG GGGAACAGCGGACTGGTTCGGAGTCAGCAAAGATGGCGATGCCACTCAGAAATGGCAGAGGAAAAGTCTGCGCCACTGCAGCCTCCGCTACGGGAAGCTGAAGCCGCAGGTGATGCGAGAGATGGATCTGCCCAGCCAGGACAACATTTCCTTAACCAGCACGGAGACCCCGCCTCCGCTCTATGTCTCCTCCTCACAGCATGGCATGCAAAAG ATTGTGGACCCATTGGCTCGAGGGCGAGCCTTCCGtatggtggaggaggtgggcgGCTACAGCGTACCTCAGACCCCCATCACCCCCGGAGCTGCCTCCCTCTGTTCCTTCACCAGCTCCCGCTCAGGTCTCAACCGACTGCCTCGCCGGCGTAAGAGGGAGTCAGTGGCGAAGATGAGCTTCAGGGCTGCAGCTGCATTGGTCAAG ggGCGCTCGTTACGGGAGAGCACTCTGAGACGGGCCCAGAGACGAAGCTTTACCCCCGCCAGCTTCATGGAGGAAGAGATGCTGGACTTTCAAGATGAACTGGACACATCCTTCTTCGCCAGa GATGTTCTGATGCAGGAGGAGTTGTCCACGTACGCAGACGAGGTGTTCGAGTCACCGTCTGAGGCGGGCGTGAAAGAGGAGGAGCCCAACAGCCTGATGGACGAGACGGAGCTGACAGGCAGCGCCCTCGATAAGACGGAGCTGGAGAGAAGTCACCTCATGCT ACCTCTGGAGCGAGGGTGGCGTAAAGCCAAAGAAGGAATGCCGGGACCAGCTAAGGTGCCCTTGCGGCAGGAGGTGGTGAGTGTTAACGGACAGCGGCGTGGCCAGCGAATCGTCATACCCGTCAAGAAACTCTTCGCCCGGGAGAAGAGGCCGTATGGGCTGGGCATGGTGGGGAAGCTCACGAACCGCACCTACCGCAAGCGAATTGACAGCTACGTCAAGAGGCAGATAGAGGACATGGATGACCATAG gCCTTTTTTTACATACTGGATCACCTTTGTCCATTTGCTCATCACTATCTTGGCTGTATGCATCTACGGTATTGCACCAGTGGGCTTCTCCCAGCATGAGACGGTTGATTCT GTTTTAAGAAACAAAGGCGTGTATGAAAATGTCAAGTTTGTGCAGCAGGAGAACTTCTGGATCGGGCCGGGTTCG GAATTTCTGATCCACTTGGGGGCCAAATATTCTCCCTGCATGCGGCAGGACAAGCAGGTGCACGAGCTTATCAGGGAAAAGAGAGCTATTGAACGCAACTCTGCCTGCTGTGTGCGGAACGATCGCTCTGGCTGTGTCCAAACCTCAGAGAAGGAATGCTCG AGCACTCTAGCTGTGTGGGTGAAGTGGCCGAAGCATTCCAGCACCCCCATGTTAAACGGTGAAAACAGAGAGCATGGCTCGGTGTGCCATCAGGACCCCAG GATATGTCTAGAGCCCGCCTCGGTATCACCTCATGAATGGCCTGATGATATCACCAAGTGGCCA ATTTGCACCAGGTACAACACAGGGAACCACACCAACCTGCCTCATATAGACTGTACCATCACGGGCCGACCATGCTGCATTGGAACCAAAGGGAG GTGTGAAATCACATCCCGGGAATATTGCACCTTCATGAATGGCTACTTTCATGAGGAGGCTACTCTCTGCTCTCAA GTGCACTGCATGGATGATGTTTGTGGCCTGTTGCCTTTCCTCAACCCTGAGATCCCAGATCAGTTTTACAGGCTGTGGCTCTCACTCTTCCTGCATGCTGG GATCCTTCACTGCCTGGTGTCGGTGGCGTTCCAGATGACCATCCTGAGGGACCTGGAGAAGCTGGCGGGCTGGCTGCGCATCTCAATCATTTACATCATCAGTGGCATCACCGGCAACTTAGCTTCAGCCATCTTCCTGCCCTACAGAGCGGAG GTGGGTCCAGCTGGCTCTCAGTTCGGGATCTTGGCCTGCCTGTTTGTGGAGTTGTTTCAGAGCTGGCAGATCCTGGCCCAGCCCTGGAGGGCCTTCACCAAGCTCCTGTGCGTGGTGCTCTTCCTCTTTGCCTTCGGACTGTTGCCCTGGATCGACAACTTCGCCCACATCTCCGGCTTCATCTCCGGCTTCTTCCTGTCCTTCGCCTTCCTCCCCTACATCAGCTTCGGCCGCACGGACCTGTACCGCAAACGCTGCCAGATCATCGTCTTCCTGCTGGTGTTTGTCGGGCTCTTCTCCGGCCTCGTGGTGCTCTTCTACGTCTACCCCATAAAGTGTGAATGGTGCGAGTTGCTCACCTGCATCCCCTTCACGGACAAATTCTGCGCAAAGTACGACCTCAACGCTCACCTTCACTGA
- the rhbdf1a gene encoding inactive rhomboid protein 1 isoform X1 translates to MAEPRRESTSSLQRKKPPWLRLDIPTAQMSLDEHPTFVQPVKRQGFLRSISMPVETSHLQSPPRDFFDTRRPVLQRQSSITQTIKSSRRVHFERINTVPIKGQRAARRSTRKHHSLSRTLLRGTADWFGVSKDGDATQKWQRKSLRHCSLRYGKLKPQVMREMDLPSQDNISLTSTETPPPLYVSSSQHGMQKIVDPLARGRAFRMVEEVGGYSVPQTPITPGAASLCSFTSSRSGLNRLPRRRKRESVAKMSFRAAAALVKGRSLRESTLRRAQRRSFTPASFMEEEMLDFQDELDTSFFARDVLMQEELSTYADEVFESPSEAGVKEEEPNSLMDETELTGSALDKTELERSHLMLPLERGWRKAKEGMPGPAKVPLRQEVVSVNGQRRGQRIVIPVKKLFAREKRPYGLGMVGKLTNRTYRKRIDSYVKRQIEDMDDHRPFFTYWITFVHLLITILAVCIYGIAPVGFSQHETVDSVLRNKGVYENVKFVQQENFWIGPGSEFLIHLGAKYSPCMRQDKQVHELIREKRAIERNSACCVRNDRSGCVQTSEKECSSTLAVWVKWPKHSSTPMLNGENREHGSVCHQDPRICLEPASVSPHEWPDDITKWPICTRYNTGNHTNLPHIDCTITGRPCCIGTKGRCEITSREYCTFMNGYFHEEATLCSQVHCMDDVCGLLPFLNPEIPDQFYRLWLSLFLHAGILHCLVSVAFQMTILRDLEKLAGWLRISIIYIISGITGNLASAIFLPYRAEVGPAGSQFGILACLFVELFQSWQILAQPWRAFTKLLCVVLFLFAFGLLPWIDNFAHISGFISGFFLSFAFLPYISFGRTDLYRKRCQIIVFLLVFVGLFSGLVVLFYVYPIKCEWCELLTCIPFTDKFCAKYDLNAHLH, encoded by the exons ATGGCTGAACCACGGCGGGAGAGCACCAGCAGCCTGCAGAGGAAGAAACCTCCGTGGCTCAGACTGGACATTCCCACGGCTCAGATGTCACTGGACGAGCATCCCACTTTTGTTCAG CCCGTGAAGAGGCAGGGGTTCCTGCGCAGTATCAGCATGCCAGTGGAGACCTCTCACCTCCAGTCCCCGCCCCGCGACTTCTTCGACACCCGGCGGCCTGTCTTGCAACGCCAGTCATCCATCACTCAGACCATAAAGAG cagcagaagggTGCACTTTGAGCGGATTAACACGGTGCCTATTAAGGGCCAGCGAGCTGCTCGCCGCAGCACCAGGAAACACCACTCGCTCTCCAGAACCCTGCTCAG GGGAACAGCGGACTGGTTCGGAGTCAGCAAAGATGGCGATGCCACTCAGAAATGGCAGAGGAAAAGTCTGCGCCACTGCAGCCTCCGCTACGGGAAGCTGAAGCCGCAGGTGATGCGAGAGATGGATCTGCCCAGCCAGGACAACATTTCCTTAACCAGCACGGAGACCCCGCCTCCGCTCTATGTCTCCTCCTCACAGCATGGCATGCAAAAG ATTGTGGACCCATTGGCTCGAGGGCGAGCCTTCCGtatggtggaggaggtgggcgGCTACAGCGTACCTCAGACCCCCATCACCCCCGGAGCTGCCTCCCTCTGTTCCTTCACCAGCTCCCGCTCAGGTCTCAACCGACTGCCTCGCCGGCGTAAGAGGGAGTCAGTGGCGAAGATGAGCTTCAGGGCTGCAGCTGCATTGGTCAAG ggGCGCTCGTTACGGGAGAGCACTCTGAGACGGGCCCAGAGACGAAGCTTTACCCCCGCCAGCTTCATGGAGGAAGAGATGCTGGACTTTCAAGATGAACTGGACACATCCTTCTTCGCCAGa GATGTTCTGATGCAGGAGGAGTTGTCCACGTACGCAGACGAGGTGTTCGAGTCACCGTCTGAGGCGGGCGTGAAAGAGGAGGAGCCCAACAGCCTGATGGACGAGACGGAGCTGACAGGCAGCGCCCTCGATAAGACGGAGCTGGAGAGAAGTCACCTCATGCT ACCTCTGGAGCGAGGGTGGCGTAAAGCCAAAGAAGGAATGCCGGGACCAGCTAAGGTGCCCTTGCGGCAGGAGGTGGTGAGTGTTAACGGACAGCGGCGTGGCCAGCGAATCGTCATACCCGTCAAGAAACTCTTCGCCCGGGAGAAGAGGCCGTATGGGCTGGGCATGGTGGGGAAGCTCACGAACCGCACCTACCGCAAGCGAATTGACAGCTACGTCAAGAGGCAGATAGAGGACATGGATGACCATAG gCCTTTTTTTACATACTGGATCACCTTTGTCCATTTGCTCATCACTATCTTGGCTGTATGCATCTACGGTATTGCACCAGTGGGCTTCTCCCAGCATGAGACGGTTGATTCT GTTTTAAGAAACAAAGGCGTGTATGAAAATGTCAAGTTTGTGCAGCAGGAGAACTTCTGGATCGGGCCGGGTTCG GAATTTCTGATCCACTTGGGGGCCAAATATTCTCCCTGCATGCGGCAGGACAAGCAGGTGCACGAGCTTATCAGGGAAAAGAGAGCTATTGAACGCAACTCTGCCTGCTGTGTGCGGAACGATCGCTCTGGCTGTGTCCAAACCTCAGAGAAGGAATGCTCG AGCACTCTAGCTGTGTGGGTGAAGTGGCCGAAGCATTCCAGCACCCCCATGTTAAACGGTGAAAACAGAGAGCATGGCTCGGTGTGCCATCAGGACCCCAG GATATGTCTAGAGCCCGCCTCGGTATCACCTCATGAATGGCCTGATGATATCACCAAGTGGCCA ATTTGCACCAGGTACAACACAGGGAACCACACCAACCTGCCTCATATAGACTGTACCATCACGGGCCGACCATGCTGCATTGGAACCAAAGGGAG GTGTGAAATCACATCCCGGGAATATTGCACCTTCATGAATGGCTACTTTCATGAGGAGGCTACTCTCTGCTCTCAA GTGCACTGCATGGATGATGTTTGTGGCCTGTTGCCTTTCCTCAACCCTGAGATCCCAGATCAGTTTTACAGGCTGTGGCTCTCACTCTTCCTGCATGCTGG GATCCTTCACTGCCTGGTGTCGGTGGCGTTCCAGATGACCATCCTGAGGGACCTGGAGAAGCTGGCGGGCTGGCTGCGCATCTCAATCATTTACATCATCAGTGGCATCACCGGCAACTTAGCTTCAGCCATCTTCCTGCCCTACAGAGCGGAG GTGGGTCCAGCTGGCTCTCAGTTCGGGATCTTGGCCTGCCTGTTTGTGGAGTTGTTTCAGAGCTGGCAGATCCTGGCCCAGCCCTGGAGGGCCTTCACCAAGCTCCTGTGCGTGGTGCTCTTCCTCTTTGCCTTCGGACTGTTGCCCTGGATCGACAACTTCGCCCACATCTCCGGCTTCATCTCCGGCTTCTTCCTGTCCTTCGCCTTCCTCCCCTACATCAGCTTCGGCCGCACGGACCTGTACCGCAAACGCTGCCAGATCATCGTCTTCCTGCTGGTGTTTGTCGGGCTCTTCTCCGGCCTCGTGGTGCTCTTCTACGTCTACCCCATAAAGTGTGAATGGTGCGAGTTGCTCACCTGCATCCCCTTCACGGACAAATTCTGCGCAAAGTACGACCTCAACGCTCACCTTCACTGA
- the rhbdf1a gene encoding inactive rhomboid protein 1 isoform X4 — protein MREMDLPSQDNISLTSTETPPPLYVSSSQHGMQKIVDPLARGRAFRMVEEVGGYSVPQTPITPGAASLCSFTSSRSGLNRLPRRRKRESVAKMSFRAAAALVKGRSLRESTLRRAQRRSFTPASFMEEEMLDFQDELDTSFFARDVLMQEELSTYADEVFESPSEAGVKEEEPNSLMDETELTGSALDKTELERSHLMLPLERGWRKAKEGMPGPAKVPLRQEVVSVNGQRRGQRIVIPVKKLFAREKRPYGLGMVGKLTNRTYRKRIDSYVKRQIEDMDDHRPFFTYWITFVHLLITILAVCIYGIAPVGFSQHETVDSVLRNKGVYENVKFVQQENFWIGPGSEFLIHLGAKYSPCMRQDKQVHELIREKRAIERNSACCVRNDRSGCVQTSEKECSSTLAVWVKWPKHSSTPMLNGENREHGSVCHQDPRICLEPASVSPHEWPDDITKWPICTRYNTGNHTNLPHIDCTITGRPCCIGTKGRCEITSREYCTFMNGYFHEEATLCSQVHCMDDVCGLLPFLNPEIPDQFYRLWLSLFLHAGILHCLVSVAFQMTILRDLEKLAGWLRISIIYIISGITGNLASAIFLPYRAEVGPAGSQFGILACLFVELFQSWQILAQPWRAFTKLLCVVLFLFAFGLLPWIDNFAHISGFISGFFLSFAFLPYISFGRTDLYRKRCQIIVFLLVFVGLFSGLVVLFYVYPIKCEWCELLTCIPFTDKFCAKYDLNAHLH, from the exons ATGCGAGAGATGGATCTGCCCAGCCAGGACAACATTTCCTTAACCAGCACGGAGACCCCGCCTCCGCTCTATGTCTCCTCCTCACAGCATGGCATGCAAAAG ATTGTGGACCCATTGGCTCGAGGGCGAGCCTTCCGtatggtggaggaggtgggcgGCTACAGCGTACCTCAGACCCCCATCACCCCCGGAGCTGCCTCCCTCTGTTCCTTCACCAGCTCCCGCTCAGGTCTCAACCGACTGCCTCGCCGGCGTAAGAGGGAGTCAGTGGCGAAGATGAGCTTCAGGGCTGCAGCTGCATTGGTCAAG ggGCGCTCGTTACGGGAGAGCACTCTGAGACGGGCCCAGAGACGAAGCTTTACCCCCGCCAGCTTCATGGAGGAAGAGATGCTGGACTTTCAAGATGAACTGGACACATCCTTCTTCGCCAGa GATGTTCTGATGCAGGAGGAGTTGTCCACGTACGCAGACGAGGTGTTCGAGTCACCGTCTGAGGCGGGCGTGAAAGAGGAGGAGCCCAACAGCCTGATGGACGAGACGGAGCTGACAGGCAGCGCCCTCGATAAGACGGAGCTGGAGAGAAGTCACCTCATGCT ACCTCTGGAGCGAGGGTGGCGTAAAGCCAAAGAAGGAATGCCGGGACCAGCTAAGGTGCCCTTGCGGCAGGAGGTGGTGAGTGTTAACGGACAGCGGCGTGGCCAGCGAATCGTCATACCCGTCAAGAAACTCTTCGCCCGGGAGAAGAGGCCGTATGGGCTGGGCATGGTGGGGAAGCTCACGAACCGCACCTACCGCAAGCGAATTGACAGCTACGTCAAGAGGCAGATAGAGGACATGGATGACCATAG gCCTTTTTTTACATACTGGATCACCTTTGTCCATTTGCTCATCACTATCTTGGCTGTATGCATCTACGGTATTGCACCAGTGGGCTTCTCCCAGCATGAGACGGTTGATTCT GTTTTAAGAAACAAAGGCGTGTATGAAAATGTCAAGTTTGTGCAGCAGGAGAACTTCTGGATCGGGCCGGGTTCG GAATTTCTGATCCACTTGGGGGCCAAATATTCTCCCTGCATGCGGCAGGACAAGCAGGTGCACGAGCTTATCAGGGAAAAGAGAGCTATTGAACGCAACTCTGCCTGCTGTGTGCGGAACGATCGCTCTGGCTGTGTCCAAACCTCAGAGAAGGAATGCTCG AGCACTCTAGCTGTGTGGGTGAAGTGGCCGAAGCATTCCAGCACCCCCATGTTAAACGGTGAAAACAGAGAGCATGGCTCGGTGTGCCATCAGGACCCCAG GATATGTCTAGAGCCCGCCTCGGTATCACCTCATGAATGGCCTGATGATATCACCAAGTGGCCA ATTTGCACCAGGTACAACACAGGGAACCACACCAACCTGCCTCATATAGACTGTACCATCACGGGCCGACCATGCTGCATTGGAACCAAAGGGAG GTGTGAAATCACATCCCGGGAATATTGCACCTTCATGAATGGCTACTTTCATGAGGAGGCTACTCTCTGCTCTCAA GTGCACTGCATGGATGATGTTTGTGGCCTGTTGCCTTTCCTCAACCCTGAGATCCCAGATCAGTTTTACAGGCTGTGGCTCTCACTCTTCCTGCATGCTGG GATCCTTCACTGCCTGGTGTCGGTGGCGTTCCAGATGACCATCCTGAGGGACCTGGAGAAGCTGGCGGGCTGGCTGCGCATCTCAATCATTTACATCATCAGTGGCATCACCGGCAACTTAGCTTCAGCCATCTTCCTGCCCTACAGAGCGGAG GTGGGTCCAGCTGGCTCTCAGTTCGGGATCTTGGCCTGCCTGTTTGTGGAGTTGTTTCAGAGCTGGCAGATCCTGGCCCAGCCCTGGAGGGCCTTCACCAAGCTCCTGTGCGTGGTGCTCTTCCTCTTTGCCTTCGGACTGTTGCCCTGGATCGACAACTTCGCCCACATCTCCGGCTTCATCTCCGGCTTCTTCCTGTCCTTCGCCTTCCTCCCCTACATCAGCTTCGGCCGCACGGACCTGTACCGCAAACGCTGCCAGATCATCGTCTTCCTGCTGGTGTTTGTCGGGCTCTTCTCCGGCCTCGTGGTGCTCTTCTACGTCTACCCCATAAAGTGTGAATGGTGCGAGTTGCTCACCTGCATCCCCTTCACGGACAAATTCTGCGCAAAGTACGACCTCAACGCTCACCTTCACTGA